A genomic stretch from Candidatus Babeliales bacterium includes:
- a CDS encoding lysophospholipase has product MIHLSRSSFFIALGCFFITLMTVLGISYYTVYRFVSAGDRIVYGTKLSTLTVDIRSELLKRSDVQHVAFTTSDNFELQGLLFARPHAQANLVLCHGYQGCKEFMYGLIDMFPTYNILIFDFRAHGQSPGSTTSIGCHEYKDVIAAADFMKQYDNTLPLIVLGISMGGASALKAAEVKQDLCDALIIDSTFSELKTMFLRGFTLKVGLPYYPFFPIARAMFHYVNNCDIHNMSPVESVKKIKQPILFIHSCNDKFINPENSLQLYAVAQNKDTRLWIGPRCRHGWLHTYHTPMYQKKVLRFLDQTIFSSQK; this is encoded by the coding sequence ATGATACACCTTTCGCGCAGCTCTTTTTTTATTGCGCTGGGCTGCTTTTTTATCACACTCATGACCGTGCTGGGCATTTCGTACTACACCGTTTACCGCTTTGTCAGCGCCGGTGATCGCATTGTTTACGGCACCAAACTTTCTACACTCACTGTTGATATTCGCAGCGAGTTACTCAAGCGTAGCGACGTACAACACGTCGCGTTTACCACAAGCGATAATTTTGAGTTGCAGGGCCTGCTTTTTGCACGACCACATGCACAAGCAAATTTGGTGTTGTGTCATGGCTACCAAGGCTGCAAAGAGTTTATGTACGGCCTGATAGATATGTTTCCAACGTACAACATTTTAATCTTCGACTTTCGTGCTCATGGCCAAAGCCCTGGTAGCACTACGTCAATTGGTTGTCATGAGTACAAAGACGTTATTGCGGCGGCAGACTTTATGAAACAGTATGACAATACATTGCCACTGATTGTGTTGGGAATTTCAATGGGCGGCGCTTCCGCACTCAAAGCAGCAGAAGTTAAACAAGATTTGTGTGATGCGTTAATTATCGACTCAACGTTTTCAGAACTTAAAACCATGTTTTTGCGCGGCTTCACGCTCAAGGTCGGCCTGCCCTACTACCCATTTTTCCCCATCGCCCGCGCCATGTTTCATTATGTTAACAATTGCGATATCCACAACATGTCGCCCGTCGAAAGTGTAAAAAAGATTAAACAGCCCATTTTGTTCATTCACTCCTGCAACGACAAGTTTATTAATCCAGAAAATAGCCTGCAACTGTATGCCGTTGCCCAAAACAAAGATACTCGGTTGTGGATAGGCCCCCGCTGCCGCCACGGCTGGCTGCATACGTATCATACGCCAATGTACCAAAAGAAGGTGCTGCGCTTCCTGGATCAGACCATTTTTTCTTCACAGAAATAG
- a CDS encoding HIT domain-containing protein — translation MEMFSPSCIFCKIIQGTLPAKKITENEYVIVVQDITPKAPVHYLIIPKKHIVDMSALTPADKDFSLAMVNMVTELSTTLTTPPSFNIVSNNGRASGQSVFHLHWHFLAGRNVYEQGLKL, via the coding sequence ATGGAAATGTTCAGTCCCTCATGTATTTTCTGTAAAATCATTCAGGGAACTCTTCCCGCAAAAAAAATCACCGAAAATGAATATGTCATTGTCGTTCAAGATATCACACCAAAAGCACCAGTTCATTATTTAATTATTCCTAAAAAACATATTGTTGATATGAGTGCGTTAACGCCCGCAGACAAAGACTTTTCTCTTGCTATGGTAAACATGGTCACAGAATTAAGCACAACACTTACTACCCCTCCATCGTTTAATATTGTCAGCAACAACGGGCGCGCATCTGGACAAAGTGTTTTCCATCTTCACTGGCATTTTTTGGCAGGAAGAAACGTTTATGAACAGGGATTGAAGCTGTAA
- a CDS encoding type II secretion system F family protein — protein sequence MPTFFWKGIDAHGNNQHGYHEAVTPEALKKELLDRQIALLSYAKKKPLFSFLHLSRTKLAPQELERFFATLALLLESGIDLAHALELVAKQTSNQTLKGHAQHLIKEITCGNSFSHALEQTGAFSPFIINAVKAGQAAGKLSDSFYTIVAYLQQRIQLTKKLKQAALLPGITLTFALLIVGCIMIFIIPQFQELFTSTGKELPPLTRHIIALSSFLRAPAGLLVWLSIPGFIALTRLLLKLERVKTATDWLVARTPFVRKIWLYSNLIYSFQMISMLLKSGTTLSQALTVAQQAAQHGEFKHQLELISTAITQGKSFEKALKQSGTRYFPDDVIAFVSTGEQTGKLALMLDKMLIALQTQLARSLHILTVVANPLLLILVGIIITILMLSIYLPIFNLASTL from the coding sequence ATGCCAACGTTTTTTTGGAAAGGCATTGACGCACACGGCAACAACCAACACGGCTACCACGAGGCGGTTACACCCGAAGCGCTCAAAAAAGAACTACTCGACCGACAGATAGCCCTTTTGTCGTATGCCAAAAAGAAACCACTCTTCTCGTTTTTGCATTTGAGCCGCACAAAACTCGCCCCACAAGAACTAGAACGCTTTTTTGCAACATTGGCACTCCTGCTTGAAAGCGGCATAGATCTTGCACACGCGCTTGAACTGGTCGCCAAACAAACCAGCAACCAAACGCTCAAGGGTCACGCCCAGCACCTGATAAAAGAAATAACCTGCGGCAATAGCTTCTCGCACGCTCTCGAGCAAACAGGGGCATTTTCGCCGTTTATTATCAACGCCGTCAAGGCAGGCCAAGCCGCGGGTAAACTTTCCGACTCGTTTTATACCATTGTTGCCTACCTGCAGCAGCGCATCCAGCTAACCAAAAAGCTCAAGCAAGCAGCCCTGCTGCCCGGCATCACGCTCACGTTTGCCCTGCTCATTGTTGGCTGTATCATGATTTTTATTATCCCGCAGTTTCAAGAACTGTTTACGTCCACCGGCAAAGAGCTGCCACCACTCACACGGCACATTATTGCGCTGAGCTCGTTTTTGCGCGCACCGGCAGGCTTGCTGGTGTGGCTAAGCATTCCCGGCTTTATAGCGCTCACGCGCCTACTGCTCAAACTTGAACGCGTTAAAACAGCAACCGACTGGTTGGTAGCACGCACACCGTTTGTGCGTAAAATATGGCTCTACTCAAACTTGATCTACTCGTTTCAAATGATTTCTATGCTGCTCAAAAGCGGCACCACACTCAGCCAGGCACTAACCGTTGCTCAACAAGCCGCACAGCACGGAGAATTTAAGCATCAGCTGGAGTTGATAAGCACCGCTATCACGCAAGGCAAATCGTTTGAAAAAGCGCTTAAACAAAGTGGCACGCGCTACTTTCCTGATGATGTTATTGCGTTTGTTTCAACCGGCGAACAAACAGGCAAGCTGGCACTCATGCTCGACAAAATGCTGATTGCCTTGCAAACACAACTAGCACGCTCGCTGCATATTTTAACAGTCGTTGCAAACCCACTTTTGCTTATCCTGGTAGGCATAATCATTACTATTTTGATGCTAAGCATTTATTTACCAATCTTCAATTTGGCCAGCACACTTTAA
- a CDS encoding DUF167 domain-containing protein, whose protein sequence is MSILLEIKVTPNAGKQALNYDKNNTIKCYLKSAPESGKANAELIKFLSKKLNVAQNNVEIVRGATSRSKLIKIDTKRSKEEILLELGLEVQMTI, encoded by the coding sequence ATGAGCATTCTCCTTGAAATAAAAGTAACCCCAAATGCGGGCAAACAAGCATTAAACTATGACAAAAACAACACAATCAAATGCTACTTAAAAAGCGCGCCCGAGAGCGGAAAGGCCAATGCTGAGTTGATAAAATTTTTGAGCAAAAAACTCAACGTAGCACAAAACAACGTAGAAATTGTGCGCGGCGCAACTTCTCGGTCAAAATTAATAAAAATTGATACCAAACGTTCAAAAGAAGAGATCTTGCTCGAACTGGGGCTTGAAGTGCAAATGACTATTTAG